A region from the Ptychodera flava strain L36383 chromosome 10, AS_Pfla_20210202, whole genome shotgun sequence genome encodes:
- the LOC139141650 gene encoding uncharacterized protein has translation MTLFYLWIDIELYRNRQTFWFPMVPVVVVPYVTMVTTMNLTSVILLVLTKREFDRERRYYKFMEWQNLWEDLRAIMLLLPVTALTWLLGTFSTHLKDLTSGYLFAGFSFTLGSMIFLTLFATNAEVLVAIRVRFGNDDDEKEALKEYKQMELDRFDARKRNQKESSEIKKIEKREESKVRNRKKAIHDLFDEARKAK, from the exons ATGACGCTGTTTTATCTTTGGATTGACATAGAACTCTACAGGAATAGGCAAAC ATTTTGGTTTCCAATGGTGCCTGTCGTCGTGGTTCCTTATGTAACTATGGTTACGACAATGAACTTG ACAAGTGTCATTCTACTCGTCCTCACGAAGCGTGAATTTGACCGGGAACGGAGATACTACAAATTTATGGAATGGCAAAACTTATG GGAGGACCTCAGAGCAATCATGCTTCTCCTGCCGGTGACAGCATTGACTTGGCTGCTTGGAACTTTTTCGACTCATTTAAAGGACCTGACTTCCGGCTATCTCTTCGCTGGTTTCTCGTTTACTTTG GGATCAATGATCTTTTTGACGTTATTCGCAACGAATGCTGAG GTTTTGGTTGCGATAAGAGTGCGCTTTGGAAATGACGACGATGAAAAGGAGGCATTAAAAGAATACAAGCAGATGGAGCTGGACCGATTCGATGCCAGAAAACGAAATCAGAAAGAATCTTCGGAGAtaaagaaaatagaaaaacgCGAAGAGTCTAAAGTCAGGAACAGAAAGAAGGCAATTCACGACCTATTTGATGAG gcACGGAAGGCAAAGTAA
- the LOC139141495 gene encoding uncharacterized protein, whose product MGGIYSNEPMEVAGAVCSKCGEDLPQIRGWRDIKIKKIYGKWTHEFLGGMYYREKIPTAKHVCKTCFWTPEHILKKREQEAAERARAKAEEDKAETMRLQAKAEAAKAEALKATAELMKAKSLSDINTKENVNESLIRHDKHIIDIE is encoded by the exons ATGGGAGGCATTTACTCAAAC GAGCCAATGGAGGTGGCAGGCGCTGTTTGCTCCAAATGCGGCGAAGATCTTCCACAAATTAGGGGTTGGCGtgacattaaaattaaaaagatcTACGGTAAATGGACGCATGAGTTTCTCGGCGGGATGTACTACCGGGAGAAGATTCCCACAGCTAAACATGTCTGCAAGACGTGCTTCTGGACTccggaacacattttgaaaaagcgTGAACAAGAAGCCGCCGAAAGAGCTCGAGCAAAGGCCGAAGAAGACAAAGCCGAGACTATGAGACTCCAGGCGAAAGCCGAAGCCGCGAAAGCCGAGGCCTTAAAGGCAACAGCCGAACTTATGAAAGCCAAATCTTTATCTGACATcaatacaaaagaaaatgtcaatgaatCTCTTATTCGTCACGACAAACATATCATTGATATAGAATGA
- the LOC139141496 gene encoding uncharacterized protein produces MPAYNPKCVTMQFNNPSRVWKTNECKRIKSQSTNEYTSCKCAQPTIAAVVMTMGHKPEPFLVAARDVIITIANGISFLLVSLSTVFIILSGLDTEQYFVIRHYTISFLSMPLFVFLGGLTTATMVNNISTAVVQFSFLSTTAWTMNLAIESYRRLACYIHTSKYGR; encoded by the exons ATG cctgCTTATAATCCCAAGTGTGTGACAATGCAGTTCAATAACCCTTCCAG GGTTTGGAAAACTAATGAGTGCAAACGGATTAAGTCACAATCCACAAATGAATACACATCATGCAAGTGTGCCCAGCCAACCATCGCAGCCGTTGTCATGACGATGGGCCACAAACCAGAG CCATTTCTAGTCGCTGCCAGAGATGTTATAATCACCATCGCCAACGGCATATCATTCCTGCTAGTATCCTTGTCCACTGTGTTCATAATCCTTTCTGG GTTGGACACCGAGCAGTATTTTGTCATACGCCATTACACAATATCGTTTCTGTCGATGCCACTATTTGTGTTTCTCGGCGGACTAACAACCGCTACGATG GTAAACAATATCTCCACAGCAGTGGTCCAATTTTCCTTTCTCAGTACAACTGCATGGACGATGAATTTGGCGATTGAAAGTTACAGACGACTGGCATGTTACATCCATACCAGCAAATACGGCAGGTAA